TCCAGAGGACCGGCGGCTTCGGGTCGATCAGGTGCAGGTCGTCGACGCGGAAGTGGGTCGGGGCGAGGCAGTTGAGCACGCCTCGGGTGCCGGGCGCGATCCCGGGCCAGGCCGCGGACGTCGTGCTGTCACCCGGGTAGTGGTCGTCGCCGAGGCGGGTGGTGAGCATGGACTCGACGTACGCGTCCTCGTGCGCGAAGCGGAGCGGCGGCTTGACGTAGCAGGCCGCCAGGACGGAGCGCGGCGAGAGCGGCGAGTCCTCGCCGCGGTCTCCCTCGGCGAGCAGCCGGACGAAGTCCGGGTTGGCCGTGCCGCCGCCCGATCCCGCCCCGTCCTCGGAGTTGAGGGCGCCGTCCACTCCGTGCGTGCCGCCGAAGCCGTACGGGGAGACCGGGTTGACCAGGGTCAGGGAGCGCACCGCGGCCGGGTGGTCGCGCAGGAACTGCGTGACCACCCCGCCGCCCATGGACCAGCCGACCAGGTGGGCGCGGTCGATGCCGAGGGCGGTGAGCAGCTCGGCCAGGTCGTCGGCGTAGTCCCGCAGGCCGCGCGTGGCGTCGACGGGGAGCGGGTCGGTGCCGCCGAAGCCGCGCAGGTCGACGGCGATGGCGCGGTAGGAGTCCGGTAGCGCGGCCAGGGTGGGGTGCCAGAACGGGGAGGACGAGACGTTGCCGTGGACGAAGGCGACCGGCTCGCCCTCGGCCCGGGTCTCGGTGATCTGCTGGGTCAGTCTGCCGGTGGAGACACGGCGGGTGTGGAGCGTGGTCATGTGCGGGTCCTTCTCGCGGGTTCCGGTCGCCGGTCGTTCAGGAGAGCCAGGTGGCGACCTGGGCGGCGGCCGAGCTGTGCCAGCCGAGTTCGAGGTGGTTGGCGGTGGCGACGGTGGCCTTGCCGCCGACGGTGGGGATGCCCGTGGTGTCGAGCGCGCTGGAGATGAAGACGACGCCGTCGCTGGGTCCGCGGTTCTCGTTGAAGATGCCGACGATGTCGGCGGATCCGCCGGCCAGCAGGTAGGTGGTGACGGAGGCGGGCACCCCGGCGGCGTGCAGCGGGGCGATCAGGGATCCGGCGTCGATGGCGGCCTGGATGCCGCTGCCCGCGGTGGAGAAGCCCTGGCCGCCGTAGTAGGTCGTGTACCAGTCCTGGGCGGCGCCGTCGACTCCGTACGTCCCGTCCCAGCGGGCCAGCATCTGGCGCTGGCCGGGGTAGTTGTCCTGTCCGCCGGAGGGGGTCATCGAGAACTCGGGGTGTGCGGTGTACAGGCCGTAGCAGGTCATGTGGGAGTGCGGCGAGGGCGCGTTGACCTTGCCTCCGCATTCGGGCCAGATGGAGAAGTCGTGGGCCCAGCCGTGGGCGTACGGGTAGTCGTAGCCGCCGTTCGGGCCGCCGATGGTGACGAGCCGGCGCACGTCACCGGCGTACGCCCGTCCCCAGCTCGGCTTCAGCGACGACACGTACGCGCGGGTCGACATCTCGCCCTTGCTCCAGCCGACGAGGTCCACCTTGGCGACGCCCAGCTTCGCCTTGATGGCGGCGATCGCGTCGCCGACGATCTGCGCCTGCATCAGGTTGTCGCCCTGCTTGTGCGCGAAGCCGACGGCGAACACGCGGTGGCCGCGCTGGGAGAGGTACTGCATGAGTCCGGTGGACGGGCAGGAGGCAGCGCCGCAGCCGTACCCGCCCGATTCCCCGGGGTTGGCCCAGGCGCGGTCCGCGGTGTCGTTGGCGCCGTGCACGAGGAGCACGGGTGTGGTGACACTTCCGGTGTTCCAGCCGGGGGCCGAGTAGAGCAGGAACCGTCCCGAGGACGGCCGGGAGACTCCGCCGAAGTACGTGACGCGCTTGCCGTCCTGGTCGCCGCGGCCGTCCGCCGGGAAGCCCTCGGTGCGGAATCCGGTGGTCGTGTCGAGGTAGCGCTCGACGCGTTCCCAGCCGTTGGTGACGGTCCCTGTCCCGTAGCTCGCCTCGAGCGTGAGGTACGGGGGCGGAGTGGCGGCCGTCGCGCCGCTCGCGGCGGGTGGCGCCACCACGGCCGCCGCGACGACTCCCACCACAGTGATCACGCGGGCGGCGCGCAGCCGCCACCGGCTCCCAGTACTCCGTCTGTCGGCCATGTTCCGGCCTTTCCCGCTCGTGCGCTCATGGCGCGTCCACCTGATGGCCGTCCCGGCATCGGGTCCGCACACGGTAGGTGGACCCGCACCCACGAGAGCATGTGGTCGAGCCACACAAAGGGAACCGTCCAGGTGGTGCCAGGGACTCAGCAGTCGGGGATCGCGTTGCCGACGGCCGCGACCGCCTGGGACGCGGCGCCGCCGGAGAGCACCCAGCAGGAGGGTGCGGCCTGGGCCGGCGCGGCGGCCCCCGGAGCGAACAGGACGAGCGAGGCCGCCGCGCCCATCAGTGCGGCCACCCGCAGGATCGCGTGGGCCCCTCTCGGGAGCTGGCTTACGCGCGCGGGCACAAGACCCCGGAGCGGATCCTTTCCTTGCCGGATCCGCGGACGGGCGACGACGCCTATCGGCCGGCGCCGACAGGGCGCCTCCGCCGCTCGCCCCGTACCAGCGCGAGCAGGTTGCCCGAGAGCACCAACTCCTCCTCCGCCGCGCGGAGACCGAGGGCCCTGACCTTGGCCAGCTCAAGGCCCGGGTGCAGCCAGGGGCCGTCCGAGCCGAACAGGACCTTCTCCGCGCCCGCCCGCCGCACCGCCTCGGCCAGCAGGTCGAAACGGCGCACCCCCGAGGTGTCCGTGTGGATGTTGGGGTGCCGCGCGAGATGGTCGACGAGGGCGAGCTGCGCGTGCCAGTCGTCGGCGAAGCTCCCCAGATGCGGAAGGACGAACGACACGTCCGGGTAGTGCTCCGCGAGCAGCTCCGCCACCGCCACGTCGCCCATCGGGTCGTACACCACCGGCAGGCCGAAATGCCGAGCCACATCGCAGACTTCACGGGTGATCGGGGCATCGTGCCGATGCACCTTGATTCCGGTGAAGCCGTACTCCCGCACCGCCGTCCCGACGAGCCCGGCGATCCGCCCGGCGTCACGGTCGGCGTGCACGAACGCGAAGCCGAGGAAGCGGTCGGGGCGTGCCGCCACGATCCGTGCCACGGCCCGGTTGGCGGTGGCGTAGTCGCGGTGGAACGCCGGGAAGAGCACGGTCCGGTCGATGCCCGCGCGCTCCGCCCTCGCCAGGTAGCGCCCGAGTCCCGCGTCGTCCCACGGACCGGTCAGCCGGTCCCCGCGACCCGCGTGGCAGTGACAGTCGACGATCATCCGCCCTCCGCCTCCCGGTACCTCCGCACCGAGCTTCCTAGCGTCCCGCCGCCACCCGCGTGAACAGCGCCCGCAGCACCCGCTGGAGCTCGGCGCCCTTCAGCGAGGCCACCGGGACCCCGGAGAACGCGGCGAGTGCCCGGAGCGCGTCGGCGTCCGGATGCCCCGTGGGGGTGACCGGATGGCCGACGGCCCGCAACGCCTCCCGGGTGAAGCCGAGCCGCACCGTCGTCAGCGGGTTGCTGGCCTGACCTCGGTTGGTGTCGCAATGGAAGTGGTCGCGGTGGTCGTCGCGGTAGTAGTCGATCACCGTCGCGAAGGAGAGCCGCAGACAGGCGTCGATCCGGCGCAGCAGCACCCGCTGCCCCGGGTCGGTCCAGTTGTCCACGATGGTGTCGCGCACCGCGCTCGGCGGCCCGCCGACCTCCGGCCACCGCACCCCGGCGATGTCCAGCGCGTCCCCGTAGGAGTGGTTGCTCAGGATGTCCGGCTTCGCGGGATCGTCGCGCTCCACGCAGCGGCAGTAGTGCGAGCCCACCGTGAGGATGGCCTCGACGGGCATACCGAAGCCCCGCATGTTCCGCAGGAACGTGCTCAGCGTGTCCTGGAAGGGACCCGTGAAGCGCTGCTCGCGCCGCCACTGACGACGGGCGACGACGAGGAGCGGCCCGCTGCCGGGGACGGTCCGGACACACTCGGGGTAGTGGAACGGGACCCCGTCCACGGCCTCCGCGCACAGCAGCCCGGTGACGGCCGGGCACGCCATCGTCCCGGGCCGCTTGCAGTTCACCCGTGCCACCCCGCCCGGCGCCGCGCACGACCTCGTGGGGCGCGGGGTGAGGGGGGTGGCGGGCGGTGCGCCGGGAGCGCAGGGCTTGCGGCGGGACGGGCGGCCGGCGGGCGCCGGAGCCCGCCCGCCCCCGAGCAGGGGCCGCACCACCGTGTCCCGGATCGCCAGCCACTCCGCCGCGGCCCCGCGTTCGTCCCGCCGGATCACCGCCCCGGCGCGCTCCGGATGCCGCTGGTGGAAGAGGAGGCTCGTGAGCGCGTTCTCGTCCCGCGTGCCCTGGGCGACCGCGCTCACCACCCGGACCAGCTCCCAGGGGCTGAACCCGGTGCCGCGCTCGAACTCCCCGACGAGAGGACCGGCGGAGGAGCCGGCGGAGGAGAGCGTCTCGTACGACATGACGCACCCCGGCCGTTCAGTACGGCCGGCCCGAAGGCGGCGCCTGCCGCAGCCGGCGGCCCGCCATCCCGGCGACGGCACCGCTTCCGGCCCCGGCCCCGGCGCTTCGGCCGAGCGCCGCGCGCCCGCGCCCGGCCCGCGTGGCCTGCTGCGCGGTGCGCCGCCGCAGATGGACGGCCGGCATCGTGACGTCCAGCCGGTCCGAGGTGAGGTCGACGCCCGTCGCGGCGCGGTAGGCGTGGATGTAGCCCTGGATCTCCGCCCGCCAGTATCGGGCCCAGTTCGCGGCCTCGTCCCGCTCGATGACCGAGTTCCAGTCACCGAACCGGATGGAGAGCAGGATGCGTTCGCCGAAGGACGCGAGGTTGTGGAAGTGCAGCGTGGGCGTGTCCGTCCAGCCCTGCAGCCTCTTCATCACGTCCACCGTGCCCATCCACGGCTCCGGGTACGCCACCATCGCGCGCGCCGGCAGGAAGCTCCGCATCTCCGGCCTGGCCAGCAGCCACTGCTGCATGAGCATCTCCTGGCGGGCCGTCCACGGCAGATCGCCGTACTGGTTGTGCTGGCCCTCGGTGAGCAGCAGATGGACCTCCTTGAGCCCGTTCAGGACCGGGAATCCGTCGGGCGTGACGGTCATGTCGTCGGCCTGCGTGAAGAAGGTCGTGCACAGCTTCAGCAGGCTGTGGAACGCCTCCAGGAACTTGGACCGGCTGTCGGCCCCGCGCAGCCGCGGCACGGCCCTGCCGATCAGGGTGATCCCGTAGTGGTGGTCGTACTCGTACGCCCGGCGCGCGACCGACAGTCGGTGCTGGTCGTCCTGGATGTACCCCCACAGCAGGTTGGCGAGCGGCAGCAGCGGGGCGATCTCCAGATGGGCGAGCGGGTCGGGCTCCACCGCGCGCCGCATGTTCTGGAAGCGGCGGCTGATCTCGATCATCGACTGGACGAGGAGGCTCTCCTCCTCCCAGTAGTTCCACAGGAGTTCGATGAGGCAGGGGTGGGTGAGCTTGTACCGGAGGATCGCGTCGCACGGGAAGCCCAGCCTGTTCGCCCCGCGCACCTGCACGTCCCGCAGCCCGTCCAGGATCCGGGCGAAGTACGGCAGGGCGTAGAAGTTGGGGTCCTGCGGGATCGGCTCGATGAAGGCCTTCCACATGGCCTCGATCTCGTCCTGCGTCACCGGCCCGTCCTGGTAGCGGTGTTGCTCCTGCAGGAGGTCGAGGCCCTCGAAGGGCTCACCGGGCTGCCCCGGGTCGACGAGGATGCCGCAGCGCAGCCGCATGAAGGCCTCGGTCGCGGTCTTCAGGAGCCAGTACGCGTCCACGTCCGGGTACGGCAGGGCGCTGCCCTTGCGTACGGCCTTGAGCTCGGCGCGCCCCTCGGCCCGCAGCTGCCGGGTCTCCCGGTCGAGTCCCCGGGAGGACCGGCACAGCACCAGGTCGATGAAGTCCTGGTACTCGCCGAAGCCCAGGGAGTCGCTGCTGTTGCGGATCGCGGTCCACAGCGCCTGGCTGTTGGTCCTGGTCACCCCGGCGGGCTCCAGGTGCACGGAGAGCGAGGTGCGCTGCCCGTCGATCACGGGGATCCGGACGCGGACGTCGGCGATCTGCGTGCTGGTGCGTCCGTGGCGGTCGGTGACCGTCACCGTGGCGCTCTCCACGCCCGGTTCGGCTCCGCTCGTGTCCCAGACGACCACGGCGTCCTTGGCCGACCAGCGGGCGAGGGAGCCGCCCGAGACGTTCCAGGCGTAGGTCGCTCCCTTCTCCGTGGTGTCGGCCCGCAGCCGCACGCTCTCGCCCCGCGTCACCTCGTTCGGTGTGGCGGTGAGCGTGACCTGGAGCGGCGAGCGCGGTGTCAGCGGTGTGCCCATGACTCCTCCTCGGGCATGGTGCGAAGAAGACCGCCGCCCGCGGGGGCGGACTTCCAGGGGATGGCCGGCCGGACGGCCGGCGAGAACGGACGGGCGCAGGCCGCCGTCGTGGCGAGCGTGCTGCGCAGGGCCCAGCCCCGCAGCAGCCCCTCCATGCGGCGGCTCTCCGCCTCGGGGGAGACGAGCCCGGCCGCCCGGGCCTGGCCCAGGGCCGCGAGCGCGACGGTCGGAGCGGCCCGGTCGAGCAGCTCGGGCCGCCGCCGCGCGGCCTCGTACAGCGAGACGAGCCGGAGCGGCGAGCGCTCGGCCGGCCGGAAGAGCCGATCCGGCGTCAGGTCCCGCCGCCCGTAGGGACGATGGGTGACGAGCAGCTCGGCCAGGTCGGGCGCCGTCGACGTCAGCGAGCCGAGCAGCGCACGCCCCGCCGGGTCCAGCCCCTCGGTGGGGTACAGCGCGGACCACAGCGCGCCGAGCCGCCGCCACTGCGGGTCAGGATGGAGCAACTCGCCGATCGCGACGCCGAGATGGACCCTGATCCACGGGAACGGGTGAGTGTCGAAGGGGTCGACGCGGAAGACGAAGCGCCGGGGGAGGCTGATCACACCGATCAGTCCCAGCGTGGCCGTCACACCGAGCCTCCCGATCGCCCAGAGGTCGGCGACGATCTCCGGCATCCACCGGTGGAACAGCGCCCAGGGCAGCGGGAGTCGGCCGCCGGAGCCCGCCGCCCGCGCGCGGAGAGCGGCCTGCAGCGCGGGGACGAGCCCGAGGAGGGCCGCCCCCTGGTGGCCCACCTCGTGGCAGAGGGAGGCGCTGAGTCCGTACCCGCCGACCATCCGCTCACGCGGTACGCGCACGATCGCGACCGGGCTCGAACCGCCGCCCGGGAGACGGGTCTTGGCGCGGCGGATCGCCGCGCCGGGGCCCCGGTCCAGGTAGCAGACGACGGGCGGCGGGTCGAAGGGGCGGGCCGGTACGGCGAGCGCGTCGGCCGCCGCCACGTCCATCCCGGAGAGCCACAGTCCGATCTCGTGCTCGCTGCGCTGGGTGATCGTCTGCTGGAAGAGGTCGAACTGACCGAGGACGTCGTTGAACCGCCACCGCAGCGCGGTGAACCTGCGCTGCATCTCCGCCGGTGTCGCCTCCGCCCCCTCGCCGCCGAGCCAGGCGAGGTACGCGTGGATCCGGCCCCTGAGCTCACGCCGGCCGGCCACCAGGGTCCGCTCGATCCCGATCTGGGCGGCCGGGGAGAGCGCCGCGGCGGGCAGCATCGTCTCGCGCACGGCGAAGGGCTGGACCCGGTCGAGCCGGGTGAGCAGCGCCCGCGCCTCGCCGACGAGCAGCCGACGGGCGGTCGACGACGTCCCGTGCATGGTCAGGCCTCCAGGATCATGACCCGGTTGCCCCGGCGCACCCAGGTGCCGGTGCTCCGCCCGTGGGCGGTGGCCACCTCGGCGCCGGACGGCCCGCCGGACAGGGCCGCGGACGGTCCTCCGGACGGGGCTGCGGACGGTCCTCCGGACGGGGCTGCGGACGGGGTGGTGGAGGGGCCGGCGGACGGTTCGGTCGGGGGCGTGTCGGTCGGGGCGCCGGCCGTCGGCTCGTCGGCCGCCGGTTCCGCCGCGGTCGACGGCGACGAGGACGGTTCGGCCGGGTCACCGGCTGCCGGTTCCGGGGCGTACGGGGTGGGTTCGTACGGCGCGGGCGGGGTCGACGCCGGTGCGTACGGGTCCGGCTCCGGCTCCTGGAACGGCGGCCGGTACGCGGGGTACCGCTCGGGGGCGTACGGCGCCGGCGCGTACGGCGGGGGCGTGGGCCAGGCGTTGCTCGGGCGGCCGCGCCAGGGCCGTCGGACGGCCCTCACCGGCCGCGGCCAGTACCACGGTGCCGGGCGCGCGTACCGCGGGAACGAGCGGTACAGCCCGGGCGCGTGGCGCCGCGCGGCGGCGAAGACGGCGGCCCGGCCGACCGCGCGGTCACCCGCCCTGCCCCGGTACGGCCGGTAGTGGCGGTACCGGTCGCGCGGCGCCATCGCCGCGTTCCGCGCGGCCGCCGCCGAGAGCCGGACGAACCGGCGCGCGATCTCGAACTCGCCCTCCTGCGGGCCCAGGAGCTCGGTGTCCACCCCGAACAGCTCGCCCGCGGCCGGGTTCTCCAGGTACGGGCGCGGCCGGGGTTCCGTCCGGCCAGGGGAGCCCGAGGAGACCGAGGGGGCGGCGCCGGACCCCCGGTAGATCCAGTGCCAGGGCTCCTTGGCGTACGGCACGAAGCCGAACCGGTGCGCGTGGGTCGTCAACCAGCCGAAGAACCAGGTCGCGCGCCAGCGGGCCACCGCTCGCGCCCCGGTGCTGTTGGCGATCGCCTGGCCGCGCCCGCGCATCTGGAGGAAGTCGATGGCGATGCCGTTCTGGTGGTTGCTGTAGCCGGGGGCGGCGATCCGCGAGGGGATACCGAAGACGTCCAGCATGTACCGGACGGCCGCGTCGCCGTGCGGACCGCCCGGCAGCCCGGCGCGGGCATCGGCGCTCTGGCTGTAGTACCGCCTGAAGTAGCCGAGCCACAGGCGCTGTTGGTGGGCACGGCCCCGGTAGCCGCTGCCTCCCGTGAGCCGCACGGTCCGGGCGGCGTCCTCCTGCCCGGTGGTCTGGGCGGCGGCGAGCGCCCGGCGGGCCGCGGCGAGCAGCCGGCCGGCCGCCTCGGCGGCGTCGGACCGCATGGCGATCGAGGTGCCGGGGACGCTGGTCAGTTCTTCCGGCGCCAGGTCCCGGCCGGGCTTGCCCTTCCGAGCCCGCGTACGGGCCAGATGCGCGTCGAGGACCCGCTG
Above is a genomic segment from Streptomyces sp. NBC_00094 containing:
- a CDS encoding alpha/beta hydrolase — protein: MTTLHTRRVSTGRLTQQITETRAEGEPVAFVHGNVSSSPFWHPTLAALPDSYRAIAVDLRGFGGTDPLPVDATRGLRDYADDLAELLTALGIDRAHLVGWSMGGGVVTQFLRDHPAAVRSLTLVNPVSPYGFGGTHGVDGALNSEDGAGSGGGTANPDFVRLLAEGDRGEDSPLSPRSVLAACYVKPPLRFAHEDAYVESMLTTRLGDDHYPGDSTTSAAWPGIAPGTRGVLNCLAPTHFRVDDLHLIDPKPPVLWIRGEDDVIVSDTSMFDLAHLGAVGAVPGWDGTPAQPMVAQTRHALDRYAAAGGAVREVAVADAGHTVHLERPEEFGTALLEVLSA
- a CDS encoding triacylglycerol lipase — translated: MADRRSTGSRWRLRAARVITVVGVVAAAVVAPPAASGATAATPPPYLTLEASYGTGTVTNGWERVERYLDTTTGFRTEGFPADGRGDQDGKRVTYFGGVSRPSSGRFLLYSAPGWNTGSVTTPVLLVHGANDTADRAWANPGESGGYGCGAASCPSTGLMQYLSQRGHRVFAVGFAHKQGDNLMQAQIVGDAIAAIKAKLGVAKVDLVGWSKGEMSTRAYVSSLKPSWGRAYAGDVRRLVTIGGPNGGYDYPYAHGWAHDFSIWPECGGKVNAPSPHSHMTCYGLYTAHPEFSMTPSGGQDNYPGQRQMLARWDGTYGVDGAAQDWYTTYYGGQGFSTAGSGIQAAIDAGSLIAPLHAAGVPASVTTYLLAGGSADIVGIFNENRGPSDGVVFISSALDTTGIPTVGGKATVATANHLELGWHSSAAAQVATWLS
- a CDS encoding amidohydrolase family protein; amino-acid sequence: MIVDCHCHAGRGDRLTGPWDDAGLGRYLARAERAGIDRTVLFPAFHRDYATANRAVARIVAARPDRFLGFAFVHADRDAGRIAGLVGTAVREYGFTGIKVHRHDAPITREVCDVARHFGLPVVYDPMGDVAVAELLAEHYPDVSFVLPHLGSFADDWHAQLALVDHLARHPNIHTDTSGVRRFDLLAEAVRRAGAEKVLFGSDGPWLHPGLELAKVRALGLRAAEEELVLSGNLLALVRGERRRRPVGAGR
- a CDS encoding extensin family protein, whose protein sequence is MSYETLSSAGSSAGPLVGEFERGTGFSPWELVRVVSAVAQGTRDENALTSLLFHQRHPERAGAVIRRDERGAAAEWLAIRDTVVRPLLGGGRAPAPAGRPSRRKPCAPGAPPATPLTPRPTRSCAAPGGVARVNCKRPGTMACPAVTGLLCAEAVDGVPFHYPECVRTVPGSGPLLVVARRQWRREQRFTGPFQDTLSTFLRNMRGFGMPVEAILTVGSHYCRCVERDDPAKPDILSNHSYGDALDIAGVRWPEVGGPPSAVRDTIVDNWTDPGQRVLLRRIDACLRLSFATVIDYYRDDHRDHFHCDTNRGQASNPLTTVRLGFTREALRAVGHPVTPTGHPDADALRALAAFSGVPVASLKGAELQRVLRALFTRVAAGR
- a CDS encoding D-alanyl-D-alanine carboxypeptidase family protein; the protein is MSTYECECGGGHHRPAAEPGRAGGAGAELGEFTAETGLLGDEYGSPLSEAEERALATELLGVTDERELEAFLGSFLAPIARRDGGFLSSAAGETLGGVLKNVARTALPLLPPGAGPGTGTGATGPGERTVQRVAMLRRHAGTPPDLFLRWNAMDRPSRIDVVVHLHGFSPSGRHMRLPGNTAKVSGLDLGGPPSTGRPGRTTPTLLVLPRGHWFGGRSGRGYTHPALERPGAVRRLANQALALFAATTGVRAPLGRLVLTAHSGGGASLMRLVQETDPDEVHTFDALYGDPGPLIAWARQRIARGTGALRVLYRPYEPTARHSEQVAAALASTASPRFRVEWTTAPHMDIPRLYGPPLLTDVAADLPGAALAPAPPRPLRKRRSPAVRELAEEGADEPESETGSGGGGGGGWSGTPDQLAFRQRVLDAHLARTRARKGKPGRDLAPEELTSVPGTSIAMRSDAAEAAGRLLAAARRALAAAQTTGQEDAARTVRLTGGSGYRGRAHQQRLWLGYFRRYYSQSADARAGLPGGPHGDAAVRYMLDVFGIPSRIAAPGYSNHQNGIAIDFLQMRGRGQAIANSTGARAVARWRATWFFGWLTTHAHRFGFVPYAKEPWHWIYRGSGAAPSVSSGSPGRTEPRPRPYLENPAAGELFGVDTELLGPQEGEFEIARRFVRLSAAAARNAAMAPRDRYRHYRPYRGRAGDRAVGRAAVFAAARRHAPGLYRSFPRYARPAPWYWPRPVRAVRRPWRGRPSNAWPTPPPYAPAPYAPERYPAYRPPFQEPEPDPYAPASTPPAPYEPTPYAPEPAAGDPAEPSSSPSTAAEPAADEPTAGAPTDTPPTEPSAGPSTTPSAAPSGGPSAAPSGGPSAALSGGPSGAEVATAHGRSTGTWVRRGNRVMILEA